A stretch of DNA from Coccidioides posadasii str. Silveira chromosome 1, complete sequence:
CGTCACACACGCTGATGGACCTCGTTGTCACAATGTCTATCTACCTTCCACGAGCAAGCTTTTCAACTCTATTCTCTCTTTCAGCTGTTGTACTCAATACCGAATCTTCTGACCCACAGTTAATCAAAAAGGCGTACAAACTTATACCTCGTCTGGCGACAACAGAAACTGGCGCTTTAGCTCTCAAAGAACGTAGCTCAGAGCTACAATCACTTTTTATCTCGACAGCCGACAAAACTCCGTCTCCAGCCCGACGAGATCGGCTTGCGGCTGCCCAAGAGGTCGTAACTCACCTTCCCACGTCTGATCTTCATTTTATTCCATCCATTCTCTCAGAAGTTGTCCTTGGATGCAAGGAGAGCAACGAGAAAGCTAGAACGGCAGCGTTTACTCTCCTAATTCATCTCGCGAACCGCGTGTGTGATCCCGAACTCAACCCTGCCGGCACTGTTATTCGCAATTCTCTCGTTCCTCATATGGCGGACGATGCTCCTGATGCTCCAGCAACCATGGAAGAGTTTTTCACCATGGTTTCTGCGGGTTTGGCTGGTAGCTCACCACATATGGTCGCTGCATCTGTTATCGCCCTATCACGTCTTCTCTTCGAGTTCCACACCAAATTGCCTCCCGCGATGCTATCAGATCTTGTCCAAACGATTGATCTTTTCCTGACTAGCAATAATCGCGAGATCGTCCGCGCAGTGCTGGGATTTGTCAAAGTAGCGGTTGTCGCTCTTCCGGACGAGATGCTCAGGCCACGTTTGCAGTCCCTAGTGCCAAATCTCATGGTCTGGAGCAAAGAGCACAAAGGGAGGCTCCGAAGTAAGGTAAAAGGCATTCTCGACCGATTAATCCGGCGCTTCGGCGCTCAAGCCGTTGAGAGCCTCACTCCAGAATCCGACCGCAAGCTCGTCGTCGCAATCCGCAAGCAACGCGAAAGAAGCAAGCGGAAAAAGGAGCAAAGCAAAGaagcaggagaagaagagtcCGACCAAGAAGAATCCCGAACCCGCAAAGCAGACAACGCATTCAGCAACGAATTCGACAAGGCCGTTTACGGATCGGACCTGTCCGACTCAGACCTGGGCTCAGACTCCGACGACGCAAGTGAAATCGAGATTGACGCCGCAGGCAACATGCACAAGCACAGCTCGCGCTCCAAAGAAAGACCCCAGTCCAAACCCAGCCGACAGAAGGGTAAGTCCCACAAGGCGCCCGGCGCAGACGACGCGGGAAAACAATACATCCGCGAACTTTCACCCGAATCCAACCCGCTCGATCTCCTCGCTCCCAACGCCCTGGCGAACATATCCAGCACGAAGCCGTCCGTGCGCTTCCTGGATGCCAAGCGGGCGAAGAAACGCTCTGCACGCATGGACGCAGAGGGTAAATTACTCCTGGGCGACGACGTGCACGATCACGACGGAGACACGCCTATGGGCGGCGCCGCTGACAACGGCGGAGAAAATAACGCCGGTGATGCAATCAACGCGTACATTGCTGCAGTCAGTGGGCCCGACGCCGTGCGCAAGGGCCAAAAGGGCCGGTTAAAAGTCAGTCAGAGTGGGGTTGGGAAGAAGAAGTCTGGTGGCGGTGATGGGATGGATCTTGATTCTGATGGCGAGGATGGCGGTGGTAGGAAGGTGTCATCCGCGAGCGGAGCGGGGAGGAATGATGGTCGGCGCGGTCTTGGGATGCCGAAGAGGAGCGGGAGCGGAGGTGGTGGGGCGGGAAGGATCGAGAAGCGGCGGAATGTTAAGGTGGGAAAGAGTGGAAGCGGGTTTAGGAGGAAGAgcggaggaagaagatgaagcgCACAAAAATTATACTAAGCAGGGGCGGAACGAGTTTGTTGCGCGCAATGCGAGTGGCAGGCTACTGAAGTGATATGCTTATTTACTcatccatttttttttttttttaatttctttttgGAGGAGCTTGGGCTCCAACGGCCTACGTCAGTCGACTACCCTGTCACGGTTGAAAGAGCAAATAGGATGTTTTGATTTATCGCAATTTATTGATTTAAAAAGTTCCATGTCGTGACCTCAgaaaatattatatataattttatttctAGCCTCCCCCACAAGTGACACCCGTGATATAGTACTCCGAAAATATTGGTTTATCAGAtggggagggaaaaaaaaaaggccgccCGCAATGTATAACACCCACAGAATCCTCCCATAATACAAAAGGTCTTTAAACAACACTCCTATTCCGACTCCTAGCCACATTCCTCTCCCGttttttcctccttctgGCCTTGCTCAGCCAGATCTTCCACCAATTCCTAACCCCTAACACCGCAGCCCGTCCGTCATCACGTCGTTCCGTGCCATCCGGGTTTCCCATGATCATGGTGAAAATCCAGAAGAAGGCCGTTATCCACGCCGCAAAGAGGACGGGTACGATTAGTAGGGGTGAGAGGAGGTGGATGAGGATGAGCCAGGGGATGGAGTAGTGACTATTACATGATGGGGAATAAGGCGAGGTAGTATATGGATTGGTTTCAAGGTTATCGTACGGAGGGTTTTCGGGAGAACCATGTCCGGAGTGAGCATGGGAAGATGAGCGGGATTCGGCTTGGTGGTATGGATGTCGGTCTCGGCGTCTCTGGGAAGGCGAGGGCGTTGATATAAAACGCTGATGGACCCGGTGAAGGGGGAGTAAGATGTGACATATTTGCATGGAGAACGTACTCGACGGCTTGAAGAATGCTGTGGGCGGGCATAATCGTAACGGAGTAGCGAAGACGAGGAATAAGATGACGAAGAAGGTGTAGAGGGCGACAAATAGGGAGTATGGTGGGACGATGAAAGAGAGACGTATCTGAGAGAGAGTCCCGGACTGTCAGTACAATTTGTCTCACTTCAGTGGATAGGAAGTGTGGTGGCACAGGGGCTCAATTGGAAAACTCTTTCCACCGTTGTACTTTCCGATCTGCAGTGAAAGGGCTCTGGACCAAACTCAGCCCACGTCGCTTTAACGTGGATTGGGTTGGAGGCCGCATGACCCAAATGGCAATCCGTCGGAAAGAGGGAGggaggaggggaaaaaaaaaaaaaaaagaggaaaagaaaaagaaaaagaaaagaagagatgtGACTCACAAGGATATAAAAAGCATTCTCATGGTCCGATAGAGACACCGTCTCGTCATCATCGACGTAGTCATCGTCGTGCTCCATATCCGCCATGGAAACATGCGCCCTAGGCCGCTGCGAAGGAGGATCCATCGTCAAAGCACCCAGTGCCATATTATTCTTCGCCTGCGTCCATTCCCTTTGCTCCTGCCAGCTGAGCCTTCTGTTATCCGACATCGACGCGGGTGGTGCATCCGATGCGAGTATGAACGCGGCTGCTGGGAAGGTAGGCTGGGAAGGAGGAAAGCCCCGGTCATGTAACACCTTCGTATTCGGGGCGGATTCTATTGTTGAACTAGAAAACGAAGTGGGCTCGACGGAGGAGAGCCGTGATAAGCGTGGATTACTACCGGAATCTTGTACATCGTGTGAGGGAGAGGGTGTTGCATGTCGTTCCGGACCGCTCGAGTGATGGTGCAATTGGTAAGACCTCAGGAATCCATCGGTATTCGAGGGCAAGGTGGAGGACTTTGAGGATTTCTGGTCGAGTTTAGGGTAGATAATCCGATTCTGATCATCACGGTAGAGTGGAAGGTGTGTCATGGCCTGCGGGGACATGGCTTCACTACAACAAGTCGGAAGCACCGGGCAGAGAGACGAGAAGGAAGCGCGCACGATACGGTGGAATGGGAGGAGCAGCGATGGGTACGGAAGCCAGAGAGGTCACGGCTCAAGTTGGTAGATAGAGTATAACCGCAGAGCGCTGCCCAGACGACAGGGCTTCAGGTCGATACATTGAGCGATCATGGACTAAGCATCCCATCCATGTGTATGTCTATGTGTGAGTGTTGAGGGTGCGAGTCCCGGGGGGGAGGGATGTATGTGCATATATGTACGGCCCACCAAATGCCGAGCGgaaaatatattattatcGGATAAGGAAGACAGGATggagggagaaaagaaaggttaagaaaaagaaaaaggccaCCATCAGCGAGAGAGAGGCATGCTTTTTAAGAGTGAAACGGTCAAGGCGAGAAGGAAAACGCCCAGCGCCCGAGCGGGAATGCCCAGCGGAACCAAGAGACAAGCCCACAATGCCAACAAAGGTGCGTCAGAGGCATCATAAACACAAGACGGGAGGGTGAGCAGCTCGGCACATGTCCATTGGCAGAAGGGCGAAGAAAAATGGGAGCAGCGCAACGGGCGGAGTGGCAGTCCTCCTCACTTTGCCAAGATGTACAGGTGCCGAGACGCCGAGCCCTTGGCAAACCGCCCTTGAATTCTTGGGTGAAAGGCATTTTGCGCCGCTGCCTCTTCTCGCCCCGTCGCGCGCGCGCCCTGCCGTCTTGCGATGCGCTGCGGGTTTTCGGGAAACGGAACTGCAGCGTCGACGCGCGAGCGGGAAGGAAGCGCCGGGCGCTGGCGGAGACGCGAACGCGGTAGGCCACGCGGGGAAGGAGCAATGCGACAGGCGATGGCAGGCGCGGCCggacagaaaagaaagcccGCGAGAAAAGCTGGGCTCCTTCCAAAAAAAGGCCCGAAAAGACACCTTCGCACCTTCTTTGCTTGGCTCCCAATGCCTAGCCCGCTGACTCAGCGGTAAGTAGTTACTGCTGTCTTATGACTATACGCCGTAAAGTTACGTGACGCTCCGCCAAGTGGCTTGTCCGTTCTTTGGAGTCCCGACGGGCCCAGCGCGCCTGCTAATTGGCTCCCTTGCGGCTTCCGCAATTGGCAGATCTCCGTGCGCCAAGCCCAGTCACCTGCGAACCTGCGGAGATCGCCCTTGCTCCGGCGAATCATATTGCCCTGCTCCGCCCAGCCGTCGATTCTTTTGCTCGCCTGGCTGTATGTACCTTTTATCGTTTTCacctccccctccccccccggTCACATTACCGTACATAACGGTCCTCTTTTGCCTCACAAAACAAACCCGCGCACCGCATGTACCAAATCCGCGCCCCTCCCCAAAATCACTCAAAGAGAATTTCCTTGGCTTTCCCACCCAAGAAAACGTGAACCAGCCCATGACAAAGACCATCCTTTCTTCATGCCTGCACTCGTATCCTTTTGGCGTTCGGGGCCTTGCTCCTCCCGGAATCTCCAGCATAATTCCGTTCTCTTGGAATTGGGTACTCTGGGATGCGGCTTGTCCCTCTTACGTACCCTGTACTCCCGTACCGAACATAAGTCCAATAAAACCTCCccccatacggagtacaggacAACAAcggaaaaaaataaaaataaaaataaaaacgtaaaataaataaataaataaaaatttttaCAGTTCCTGAATGGGAAGTTCTCGGTAACTAGTTACTCCATAACCCCCTCCCAAGACAGACTCGTTACCTTCCACAAGCAAAAAAGCAACTCAACAACAAACCCAAGTCGTCGCTGAACCTGTCCTTCCGTGAGCCTCTCCACGCCTGAATGAGACAAGGTCTCCCGACTCCATCGCCTACAGGTGTACACAGTACGTAATAGATTACTGGAGCCCCCCCTTCCTCTTGCTGTTTCACCTTCGCCCACGACAAGCTGTTGCCGGCCGGGCCTGCCCTTTCCATCCGTTCATTGTACATCCCATCCATGTCGCCCAAGCTCGAGCCACACACAGCATGACTCGGGCGCGTGGATGATCCTGTTTGCGCCACAACTCTCCTACGGAGGAAATATGTAAACTTACTGTACTTGCCCCGTACCTGTCAGCTTGTCCGACTGTGGCGTTGTGCTGCTGCTCCACCCTTTTTGAGTCTTCGGGGGAAATTCGGGGAGCCGCTGGGATCATGCGGgcgcttttttctttcctttttcctttttttttttttttttttttttttttttttttttttttgattttgttCGATTTTTTATTCAACTTGCTAATTAACTATAACTACTATTTACTGGCACATAAAAAACCAAGGGGTGGGGGGGtggaaataaaaaataagaataacGTGAACATCACGGTGCAACTTTGTCTACACATCAACCACAATCAAAAACTCGAGGCAGGTCAATCATCATCATTCAAAAGCCCTAGCCCACTGATGGGCGCAGAAGTTCGCCaaacttaaaaaaaaaaagaagaaaagaaaagaaaaagaaaaaaaagccatTCTGCAGAGGGAGACGAAAATTGGGGCTGCAACAGAGTAGGATCCTCTCCCATCACATCAAATCAACTTCAAATGGGGGAACTGAAGAGGCGAAATAATATCACAAAATTAAAAACAGCCCAGCCTGGAATATCAGGGTGTAGGTATACAAGGCGTACAGGGGGTGTGCATCAAGGTACAGGGCAAAAagctccctttttttttctgttcctccaaattcaaaaGGAAACACATAACACATAGGGTCACAATCTCAATTCCTTTAAAAGAGTCTTTCAGTCAAATGACCGgaataaaagagaaaagaccGGGAAGCAGAGAGTCCAAATCAGCTCACAGGCATCCTTTCTAGCTGGATGGTTCCGCCTTCGACTGGTTAGACTGGCTGGTTCCATTTGCAACCCCAGCAGTAGCGGCAGCGCCACCGGGGCTACCGTTCTTTGACAGTGCAGCACCCTTCTTGTCATCTTCTCCATCATCGTCATAGTCCTCATCGACTTCCATCTTCCTAGCAGGAGGCTCGTGTTGAACGTGGGCCTGATCCTTGCGATCACGCTCCTCACTGGGAGCTACGGGGCCCGACGGTAAACCGGCAGAAGGCATGCTAGGAAGCGAGGCAGCCTGGACACTTGCAGGAGTGTCTGGGACAGAAGGGATCTTGGGAGGTTGCTGAGGTTGCATGTGTTGGATGGACGGCAGGCTTGGTGGATGGTGAGCGGCATCCGAAGGATGATAGTTGTCATGGCCTCGTCGCTGTTCCTCGCGTCGAACCTCCGAAGAGCTGCGACGGCGAAGCTCACGAGGAGATGGGATTCGGCCGGGCTGCTCATCCAATCGAGCGCGATTTTCCTCATTGGCAATCTTCTTTGATGGTCCCTGATCTGATTCCCACTCACGGCCCCGTTTCATGGACGATGGAGGACGTTCATCCCTCTCCCGCTGCGCTGCTTCAGCGGCCGCGATAGCAGCCGCCGGGGCAGGAGCGCCGCCCGCAATACCTCCACCATTTTGAGGAGCAGGGGCCTGATGATATTGTGGGTGTGGATAAGTTGATCTCGGGGACGTCGGTCTATCGTCTCGAATAGGACGGATCTCGGTTGGAGGAGTGAAAGGTCTACCATAGGGGGGCATTTgagcaccagcagcagcaccGTTAATTCCAGCCGGGCCATTAGCTCCATTCTGAGCCAACGGAGGAGGCCGAACGGAGGAACCAAACGCCGCACCATTGGGACCTCGTTCAGCACCCTGTGGGGGAGCCCCGAGCTGTGGAAGGGTTTGAGGTCCAGGGTAGTTATTGGGAGCCGCTAGATTGAACTTAGGAGATGGGGAAAGTCCCTTACGCCCGGCGTTGTTTCGAGCCTGGTCTGGGAATGGCGGCCGAACTTGATCAGACCTGGGGCTTGGGTGTTGAGGTTGGATGCCTCGCAAATTCTCCCGTTGGTCGTACTGGTTGGACGTAGCAGCTTGTCCTTGGACTTCATTCACTCCTCGTGCCCATTCGGTGACCCGGGCAGAGGGAACTGAGGGTTGGGCCGGAGGAGCGCCGGAAGGAGCCTGAGCACCCCATTGCGGGCCGGGAGGGCCAACACCTGCTACTTGGTACGCTTGTGGGTGGACATCCTGGGGAACTGGGGCATTCCCTTGGTTCGCAGCTTGTCCGCTTTGAAGTAACTGCAATCTAGCTTTGATATGGACGTTATTGGGATCAAGCT
This window harbors:
- a CDS encoding uncharacterized protein (EggNog:ENOG410PSPG~TransMembrane:2 (i207-228o323-356i)) — encoded protein: MSPQAMTHLPLYRDDQNRIIYPKLDQKSSKSSTLPSNTDGFLRSYQLHHHSSGPERHATPSPSHDVQDSGSNPRLSRLSSVEPTSFSSSTIESAPNTKVLHDRGFPPSQPTFPAAAFILASDAPPASMSDNRRLSWQEQREWTQAKNNMALGALTMDPPSQRPRAHVSMADMEHDDDYVDDDETVSLSDHENAFYILIRLSFIVPPYSLFVALYTFFVILFLVFATPLRLCPPTAFFKPSSTFSMQICHILLPLHRVHQRFISTPSPSQRRRDRHPYHQAESRSSSHAHSGHGSPENPPYDNLETNPYTTSPYSPSCNSHYSIPWLILIHLLSPLLIVPVLFAAWITAFFWIFTMIMGNPDGTERRDDGRAAVLGVRNWWKIWLSKARRRKKRERNVARSRNRSVV
- a CDS encoding uncharacterized protein (EggNog:ENOG410QDSH~COG:S) — encoded protein: MSAHPQRSPTGAVHPHQTPLPPHPQVNGHLPIQAQGQSGPPLTTWQKILQVNEAIWLQLGNLCEMMGNLDGAIDAYQHALRHNQYSVPAMSAISCIYRTKEEFPKAIEFLQNILKIDPQSGESWSSLGHCYLMIDNLQDAYSAYQNALYHLRDPKEPKLWYGIGILYDRYGSLDHAEEAFSQVMRMQPDFEKANEIYFRLGIIYKQQQKFHQSLECFRYIVKDPPRPLTEEDIWFQIGHVHEQQKDFEAAKAAYKKVLDRDPQHAKVLQQLGWLHHQQSSSYASQEQAIEYLEKSVAADTNDAQSWYLLGRCYMSQAKYPKAYEAYQQAVYRDGRNPTFWCSIGVLYYQINQYRDALDAYSRAIRLNPYISEVWYDLGTLYESCNNQIADALDAYSRAAELDPNNVHIKARLQLLQSGQAANQGNAPVPQDVHPQAYQVAGVGPPGPQWGAQAPSGAPPAQPSVPSARVTEWARGVNEVQGQAATSNQYDQRENLRGIQPQHPSPRSDQVRPPFPDQARNNAGRKGLSPSPKFNLAAPNNYPGPQTLPQLGAPPQGAERGPNGAAFGSSVRPPPLAQNGANGPAGINGAAAGAQMPPYGRPFTPPTEIRPIRDDRPTSPRSTYPHPQYHQAPAPQNGGGIAGGAPAPAAAIAAAEAAQRERDERPPSSMKRGREWESDQGPSKKIANEENRARLDEQPGRIPSPRELRRRSSSEVRREEQRRGHDNYHPSDAAHHPPSLPSIQHMQPQQPPKIPSVPDTPASVQAASLPSMPSAGLPSGPVAPSEERDRKDQAHVQHEPPARKMEVDEDYDDDGEDDKKGAALSKNGSPGGAAATAGVANGTSQSNQSKAEPSS